The proteins below come from a single Solea solea chromosome 6, fSolSol10.1, whole genome shotgun sequence genomic window:
- the LOC131460317 gene encoding bone morphogenetic protein receptor type-2-like → MILQQWLVILAAVFICTCMCSPFSLQKRRCAFHLNGTAANTEQNNKYVTSGNVTRSVQVCESTHCCVGYFRVLSGQPVVDLLACDVAEKSCPDAVCKTQTRFKWNYMKCVCNTDLCNSNITWTPDSEQPQHTHSNLEVAVTLIGALLVLGFVIAAAKWIHFFKSKKENLQGCPRGHSVSSRLSCQTTKNNEVDVADIELQHILARGYFATVWQGKYRGSAVAVKVLPSDWKHRFTAEKEVYELPLMKHAGILPFLGTGRKQDDGSWLIVLQLAEYGSLCSFLCAHTISWMQSLKLCQSLSQGLSYLHSDLHNYDMHKPAVAHRDLSSSNVLVRADGTCALCDFGCSTILRTCSYQSHLMAMMVRSRQHREIGQRGVAKEDGDAHIFCQRGTLCYMAPEILDGAVDLLSSSCFKQGDIYALGLLLWEIWMRCSDLFEGSNIPQHLLPYESELEGNVTLESLITHVITREKRPSIPKHWELLPQGSALQELLSDCWEFDPDARVTAQCVADRLDSLQATMTLFPLDLQ, encoded by the exons ATGATCCTGCAACAGTGGTTGGTGATTTTGGCTGCTG TATTCATCTGTACATGCATGTGCAGCCCGTTTTCACTTCAGAAGAGACGGTGTGCATTCCACTTGAACGGCACCGCAGCAAACACTGAGCAGAACAACAAATACGTTACTTCTGGCAATGTGACCAGGTCAGTGCAGGTCTGTGAGAGCACTCACTGCTGTGTGGGATATTTCCGGGTCCTCAGTGGTCAGCCTGTGGTCGACCTTCTTG cgtGTGATGTCGCTGAAAAGTCTTGCCCAGATGCCGTCTGCAAGACACAAACGCGCTTCAAGTGGAACTACATGAAATGTGTTTGCAACACAGACTTGTGCAACAGCAACATCACGTGGACACCAGATTCAGAAcagcctcaacacacacactctaatttGGAAG TTGCTGTGACTCTAATTGGAGCATTACTCGTCCTGGGCTTTGTTATCGCTGCTGCCAAATGGATACACTTCTTCAAAAGCAAAA aAGAAAATCTACAAGGTTGCCCTCGTGGTCACAGTGTCTCCTCACGGTTGTCTTGCCAGACCACAAAAAACAATGAGGTTGATGTGGCTGATATTGAACTACAACAT attttggCCCGTGGATATTTTGCCACTGTCTGGCAGGGGAAATACCGTGGATCTGCAGTGGCTGTGAAAGTTTTACCCTCTGATTGGAAACACAGATTTACTGCAGAGAAGGAGGTTTATGAACTGCCACTGATGAAACATGCTGGGATTCTCCCCTTCCTGGGCACTGGGAGGAAACAGGATGATGGCAGCTGGCTCATTGTTCTGCAGTTAGCTGAATAC GGTTCTCTTTGTTCCTTTCTGTGCGCACACACCATCAGCTGGATGCAGTCACTGAAGCTGTGCCAGTCTTTATCGCAGGGACTTTCCTATCTCCACTCTGACCTTCACAACTATG ATATGCATAAACCCGCGGTGGCTCACAGAGACCTCAGCAGCTCCAATGTACTTGTGAGAGCAGATGGTACTTGTGCCTTGTGTGATTTCGGATGCTCCACCATCCTGCGTACTTGTTCATATCAAAGCCACCTCATGGCTATGATGGTGAGAAGCAGGCAGCACAGAGAAATTGGtcaaaggggagtggccaaagAAGATGGAGACGCTCATATTTTTTGTCAGAGGGGCACTCTGTGCTACATGGCTCCTGAGATCCTGGATGGTGCTGTAGACCTACTCAGCAGTAGCTGTTTCAAGCAGGGGGACATTTATGCGCTAGGACTGCTGCTGTGGGAGATCTGGATGCGCTGCTCAGATTTATTTGAAG GCAGTAACATTCCACAACATCTGCTGCCCTATGAATCTGAGCTGGAGGGCAATGTAACACTGGAGAGCCTCATCACGCATGTGATTACCAGGGAAAAAAGACCCTCCATACCTAAACACTGGGAGCTGCTACCACAG GGATCTGCACTGCAGGAGCTCCTGTCAGATTGTTGGGAGTTTGATCCAGACGCTCGAGTGACGGCTCAGTGTGTCGCAGACAGATTAGACTCTCTTCAGGCTACAATGACTCTTTTCCCACTTGATTTACAGTAG
- the LOC131460236 gene encoding cell division cycle-associated protein 7-like: MATVLADVFAEDSENDRTFYGFSDSELKNLSLEDEAEFDLSPKKQESKAPSRNQPFRLRVALRSTPSTLQSSEEDKDDEVQEEETSGAQKARKTSKARRGTRVKFEDEATLAAPPPRENPRFDSGDESASFLVKREQNIKANKAMLAQLMADLQKMPGGAGILKKQADKQKKKERKHRPPNSGAAGGESRRNPDRASRRQTRSMGGTEDPAAVKEEEIEFSLEEELLEVRRAPQRRGTPRPNQSKPHFVRPVEDITEDELQLVADNMTEKVYNSATGSTCHQCRQKTVDTKTCCRNEGCRGIQGQFCGPCLRNRYGEDVRKALLDPEWQCPPCRGICNCSFCRQREGRCPTGILFPLAQYHGFSDVHSYLTSLRNKLKSEDDVEM; encoded by the exons atg GCAACGGTTTTGGCTGATGTGTTTGCGGAAGACTCTGAAAACGACCGAACATTTTACGGCTTCTCGGACAGTGAGCTCAAG AATTTAAGTTTGGAAGATGAGGCTGAGTTTGATCTTTCACCCAAGAAGCAGGAATCTAAAGCACCCTCTAGAAACCAGCCCTTCAGGCTGAGAGTGGCACTGCGCTCCACCCCCTCCACCTTGCAATCCAGTGAGGAGGACAAGGATGATGAGGTGCAAGAGGAAGAAACCTCGGGAGCACAGAAGGCAAGAAAGACTAGTAAGGCGAGAAGAGGGACACGTGTTAAATTTGAAGATGAGGCAACGTTGGCGGCTCCGCCTCCTCGTGAAAATCCTAGATTCGATTCAGGGGACGAGTCGGCTTCTTTCCTGGTGAAGAGGGAGCAGAACATCAAGGCCAACAAAGCAATG CTGGCTCAACTGATGGCAGACCTGCAGAAAATGCCAGGGGGTGCAGGGATCCTGAAAAAACAAGCagacaaacagaagaaaaaagagagaaaacat CGTCCACCAAACTCTGGTGCAGCTGGAGGTGAATCCAGGAGGAACCCAGATCGGGCGTCCCGCAGACAGACCCGCTCGATGGGAGGAACCGAGGATCCTGCAGCTGTCAAGGAAGAAGAAATTGAGTTCAGTTTGGAGGAGGAGTTGTTGGAG GTACGCCGAGCCCCACAGCGACGTGGCACCCCACGACCTAACCAGAGCAAACCTCATTTTGTCCGTCCTGTGGAGGACATTACAGAGGATGAGCTCCAGCTGGTAGCAGACAACATGACTGAAAAAGTCTACAACAGTGCCACA GGCTCCACATGTCATCAGTGCCGTCAGAAAACTGTAGACACAAAGACGTGCTGTCGGAACGAAGGATGCCGTGGCATTCAGGGTCAGTTCTGTGGGCCGTGCCTAAGGAACAGATATGGAGAGGACGTCAGGAAGGCGCTGCTGGATCCG GAGTGGCAGTGCCCTCCCTGTCGAGGCATTTGCAACTGCAGCTTCTGCCGTCAGCGTGAAGGTCGCTGCCCGACTGGCATCCTGTTTCCTCTGGCTCAATACCACGGCTTCTCCGATGTCCACTCCTACCTTACAAG CCTCCGTAACAAACTGAAGAGTGAGGATGATGTGGAGATGTGA